The Coregonus clupeaformis isolate EN_2021a chromosome 3, ASM2061545v1, whole genome shotgun sequence genome includes a region encoding these proteins:
- the LOC121544834 gene encoding heterogeneous nuclear ribonucleoprotein A0-like, which translates to MTNQLCKLFVGGLNVETTDDGLRQHFEQYGQLTDCVVVQNQQLQRSRCFGFVTYSSAEEADAAMAARPHVVDGTNVELKRAVAREDAGRPEALAKVKKIFIGGLKDDIEDDHLNDYFSQFGAIEKAEVISDKQTLKKRGFGFVYFEDNDSADKAVVLKFHTINGHKVEVKKALTKQEMQSAGGRGRGGRGMRGSQNGYDGGRGGGYGSYGGSYGGNDGGYGGGYGNGGGYGNQGGYGGGYGDQMGGSYGGNGYNDFGEDYGQQSSGYGAMKGSNYSGRSAAPYSRGGASGYGRGGYGGY; encoded by the coding sequence ATGACCAACCAACTTTGCAAGCTGTTTGTCGGTGGATTGAACGTCGAGACTACAGACGATGGACTTCGGCAACATTTCGAGCAGTACGGCCAGTTAACCGACTGCGTAGTGGTCCAGAACCAACAGCTACAAAGGTCCCGGTGCTTCGGCTTTGTAACCTACTCAAGCGCGGAGGAGGCCGACGCAGCCATGGCCGCCAGGCCACATGTCGTCGATGGTACCAACGTGGAGTTAAAAAGGGCAGTTGCACGGGAAGATGCCGGTCGGCCAGAGGCACTCGCcaaagttaagaaaatatttatcgGTGGGCTGAAAGACGACATAGAAGACGACCATTTGAATGATTATTTCTCTCAATTCGGCGCAATTGAGAAGGCCGAAGTCATCAGTGACAAACAGACTCTCAAAAAACGAGGATTCGGCTTTGTCTACTTTGAAGATAATGACTCTGCCGACAAAGCAGTGGTGCTGAAGTTCCACACAATCAATGGGCACAAAGTGGAGGTGAAGAAGGCCCTCACCAAGCAAGAGATGCAGTCAGCCGGCGGTCGGGGCAGAGGCGGGCGAGGAATGAGGGGGTCTCAAAATGGCTACGACGGCGGAAGAGGTGGCGGCTACGGCAGCTATGGCGGTAGCTATGGAGGAAATGATGGCGGCTACGGTGGAGGATACGGCAACGGAGGTGGTTACGGTAACCAAGGGGGATACGGAGGAGGTTATGGAGATCAAATGGGGGGCAGTTATGGTGGGAACGGTTACAATGACTTTGGCGAAGATTACGGACAGCAGTCCTCCGGCTATGGTGCAATGAAAGGGAGTAATTATTCAGGCAGGAGCGCTGCACCGTACTCCCGTGGAGGCGCCAGTGGTTATGGCAGGGGTGGATATGGAGGTTATTAG